The following coding sequences lie in one Populus nigra chromosome 15, ddPopNigr1.1, whole genome shotgun sequence genomic window:
- the LOC133674660 gene encoding endoribonuclease YBEY, chloroplastic isoform X2, with the protein MLPRLSPLLRSSPMARAVSRATTPAALPALSATTLSSLHSPLSLSFARKPSNFNFLLLTNTGLFNKKFETFSQENYRCTVWASHRGYRKVRRRPPAARRSKEKDLELSVSICIEEGLPNDPEILSIAELFRLNVPTALKLAFDSLKSSTFKTRDETITDIGGFDSIELSVMLCNDEFIRKLNKEWRDEDHATDVLSMSQHVPGLDLPVLMLGDIVISVETAARQAEERGHTLIDETRVLLVHGLLHLLGFDHELSEEAEAEMDKEEGVLLESLGWKGKGLIQSAYDAETTMNHHMESSDDRKKEGSLRFYKPKFSYIFCDMDGTLLNSKSQISLTNVKALKEALSRGVKVVIATGKARPAVIDILKAVDLAGKNGVISEFSPGVFLQGLIVYGRQGREIFRSNLDLSVCRELSFACLLCPGFWIFLALWWLDAVAAVEFPEFYWSCPTFSSREVFSIKLHVFSMQQTFTSTSLIDLLSDHISIISLIFMFTAARNFPSPF; encoded by the exons ATGCTCCCTCGCCTCTCTCCTCTCCTCCGCAGCTCTCCAATGGCACGTGCCGTTTCACGCGCCACCACCCCTGCCGCACTACCTGCTCTCTCGGCCACAACGCTCTCCTCTCTCCACTCTCCTTTGAGTCTTTCATTCGCTCGAAAACCCAGCAATTTTAACTTCCTTTTGTTAACTAATACTGGACTCTTTAATAAAAAGTTCGAAACTTTTTCTCAAGAAAATTATAGGTGCACGGTTTGGGCCTCCCATAGGGGTTACCGGAAAGTCAGACGGCGGCCGCCGGCGGCGAGGAGGAGTAAGGAGAAGGATTTGGAGCTCAGTGTTAGCATTTGCATTGAAGAAGGCCTCCCTAATGACCCTGAAATATTG AGTATAGCAGAATTGTTTAGACTAAATGTGCCAACGGCATTGAAGTTAGCATTTGATAGTTTAAAGAGTTCAACTTTTAAAACAAGGGATGAAACTATAACTGATATTGGTGGGTTTGACAGCATTGAGTTGTCTGTGATGCTTTGCAATGATGAGTTTATTAGAAAACTTAATAAGGAATGGAGGGATGAGGATCATGCAACTGATGTTCTTTCAATGTCACAACACGTGCCTGGCCTTGACCTACCAGTT CTTATGTTGGGTGATATAGTGATTTCTGTTGAGACTGCTGCACGACAAGCCGAGGAAAGAGGACATACTCTTATTGATGAAACTCGTGTTCTCCTG GTTCATGGGTTGTTGCATCTTTTAGGGTTTGATCATGAACTTAGTGAAGAGGCCGAAGCTGAAATGGATAAGGAGGAGGGAGTTCTTTTGGAGAGTCTTGGCTGGAAAGGGAAAGGATTAATTCAGAGTGCATACGATGCAGAAACTACTATGAATCATCATATGGAAAGTTCAGATG ACAGGAAGAAAGAAGGCAGTCTTAGATTCTATAAACCAAAATTCAGCTATATCTTCTGCGATATGGATG GAACGTTGCTGAACAGCAAAAGCCAAATCTCCTTGACCAATGTGAAGGCCTTGAAAGAGGCTTTGTCAAGGGGTGTGAAAGTGGTGATTGCGACTGGAAAA GCACGTCCTGCTGTGATAGATATTTTGAAGGCGGTAGATTTAGCTGGTAAAAATGGCGTTATCTCAGAGTTCTCTCCTGGTGTTTTCTTACAG GGGTTAATTGTTTATGGTAGACAGGGTCGGGAAATTTTTAGAAGCAATTTGGATCTCAGTGTCTGCAGAGAG TTGAGTTTTGCCTGCCTGCTCTGTCCTGGATTTTGGATATTCCTGGCTCTCTGGTGGTTGGATGCTGTTGCAGCTGTAGAATTCCCTGAATTTTATTGGAGCTGCCCAACCTTTTCATCTAGGGAAGTCTTTAGTATCAAATTACATGTGTTTTCTATGCAACAGACTTTCACTTCTACTAGTTTGATTGACCTTTTGTCAGACCATATTTCGATAATCTCACTCATCTTCATGTTTACAGCAGCACGAAATTTTCCTTCCCCCTTCTAA
- the LOC133674660 gene encoding endoribonuclease YBEY, chloroplastic isoform X1 translates to MLPRLSPLLRSSPMARAVSRATTPAALPALSATTLSSLHSPLSLSFARKPSNFNFLLLTNTGLFNKKFETFSQENYRCTVWASHRGYRKVRRRPPAARRSKEKDLELSVSICIEEGLPNDPEILSIAELFRLNVPTALKLAFDSLKSSTFKTRDETITDIGGFDSIELSVMLCNDEFIRKLNKEWRDEDHATDVLSMSQHVPGLDLPVLMLGDIVISVETAARQAEERGHTLIDETRVLLVHGLLHLLGFDHELSEEAEAEMDKEEGVLLESLGWKGKGLIQSAYDAETTMNHHMESSDDRKKEGSLRFYKPKFSYIFCDMDGTLLNSKSQISLTNVKALKEALSRGVKVVIATGKARPAVIDILKAVDLAGKNGVISEFSPGVFLQGLIVYGRQGREIFRSNLDLSVCREACLYSWEHKVPLIAFSNDRCLTLFEHPLVDLLHTVYHEPKAEIMPSVEHLLSAADIQKMIFLDTAEGVAMNLRPYWSEATGGRANVVQAVPDMLEIVPPGTSKGSGVNLLLDHLGVTAKEIMAIGDGENDIEMLELASLGIALSNGSEKTKAVANVIGASNDEDGVASAIYQYAF, encoded by the exons ATGCTCCCTCGCCTCTCTCCTCTCCTCCGCAGCTCTCCAATGGCACGTGCCGTTTCACGCGCCACCACCCCTGCCGCACTACCTGCTCTCTCGGCCACAACGCTCTCCTCTCTCCACTCTCCTTTGAGTCTTTCATTCGCTCGAAAACCCAGCAATTTTAACTTCCTTTTGTTAACTAATACTGGACTCTTTAATAAAAAGTTCGAAACTTTTTCTCAAGAAAATTATAGGTGCACGGTTTGGGCCTCCCATAGGGGTTACCGGAAAGTCAGACGGCGGCCGCCGGCGGCGAGGAGGAGTAAGGAGAAGGATTTGGAGCTCAGTGTTAGCATTTGCATTGAAGAAGGCCTCCCTAATGACCCTGAAATATTG AGTATAGCAGAATTGTTTAGACTAAATGTGCCAACGGCATTGAAGTTAGCATTTGATAGTTTAAAGAGTTCAACTTTTAAAACAAGGGATGAAACTATAACTGATATTGGTGGGTTTGACAGCATTGAGTTGTCTGTGATGCTTTGCAATGATGAGTTTATTAGAAAACTTAATAAGGAATGGAGGGATGAGGATCATGCAACTGATGTTCTTTCAATGTCACAACACGTGCCTGGCCTTGACCTACCAGTT CTTATGTTGGGTGATATAGTGATTTCTGTTGAGACTGCTGCACGACAAGCCGAGGAAAGAGGACATACTCTTATTGATGAAACTCGTGTTCTCCTG GTTCATGGGTTGTTGCATCTTTTAGGGTTTGATCATGAACTTAGTGAAGAGGCCGAAGCTGAAATGGATAAGGAGGAGGGAGTTCTTTTGGAGAGTCTTGGCTGGAAAGGGAAAGGATTAATTCAGAGTGCATACGATGCAGAAACTACTATGAATCATCATATGGAAAGTTCAGATG ACAGGAAGAAAGAAGGCAGTCTTAGATTCTATAAACCAAAATTCAGCTATATCTTCTGCGATATGGATG GAACGTTGCTGAACAGCAAAAGCCAAATCTCCTTGACCAATGTGAAGGCCTTGAAAGAGGCTTTGTCAAGGGGTGTGAAAGTGGTGATTGCGACTGGAAAA GCACGTCCTGCTGTGATAGATATTTTGAAGGCGGTAGATTTAGCTGGTAAAAATGGCGTTATCTCAGAGTTCTCTCCTGGTGTTTTCTTACAG GGGTTAATTGTTTATGGTAGACAGGGTCGGGAAATTTTTAGAAGCAATTTGGATCTCAGTGTCTGCAGAGAG GCATGTCTCTACTCTTGGGAGCACAAGGTTCCTCTTATTGCATTCAGCAACGATCGTTGCTTGACATTATTTGAGCACCCTCTAGTTGATTTACTGCATACTGTATATCATGAGCCAAAG GCTGAGATCATGCCTTCAGTTGAGCATCTCTTGTCTGCTGCGGACATACAG AAGATGATCTTTTTAGACACTGCTGAGGGAGTGGCTATGAACCTGCGGCCATACTGGTCAGAAGCAACTGGAGGCCGTGCCAATGTTGTGCAAGCTGTTCCAGATATGCTTGAAATTGTCCCCCCTGGAACCTCAAAAGGGAGTGGTGTAAATTTGCTGCTTGATCATTTGGGTGTCACTGCAAAGGAG ATAATGGCTATTGGTGATGGTGAAAACGACATCGAGATGCTTGAGTTGGCTTCTCTAGGCATTGCTCTTAGCAATGGATCAGAGAAGACAAAAGCTGTGGCTAATGTTATTGGTGCCAGCAATGATGAAGATGGTGTGGCCTCTGCTATTTACCAGTATGCATTCTGA
- the LOC133674789 gene encoding profilin-6-like gives MSWQVYVDDHLMCDIEGNTLTSAAIIGHDGSVWALSASFPQFTQEEVSAIMKDFEEPGSLAPTGLFLGGTKYMVIQGEPGAVIRGKKGSGGVTVKKTNQALIIGVYDEPLTPGQCNMIVERLGDYLIDQGL, from the exons atgTCGTGGCAGGTGTACGTTGATGACCACTTGATGTGTGACATCGAGGGTAATACCCTCACTTCCGCTGCCATCATCGGCCACGACGGCAGCGTTTGGGCCCTAAGCGCCTCCTTCCCTCAG TTCACCCAAGAAGAAGTGAGCGCGATCATGAAAGATTTTGAGGAACCTGGATCTCTTGCACCAACTGGGTTGTTCCTTGGTGGCACCAAGTACATGGTGATCCAAGGCGAACCTGGAGCTGTTATCCGAGGAAAGAAG ggTTCTGGTGGTGTCACTGTCAAGAAGACCAATCAGGCACTGATAATTGGCGTGTATGATGAGCCTCTAACTCCCGGTCAATGCAACATGATTGTGGAAAGGCTTGGTGATTATCTAATTGACCAGGGCCTTTAG